A region of the Apium graveolens cultivar Ventura chromosome 6, ASM990537v1, whole genome shotgun sequence genome:
TTTCTTCAATAAAGGAGATGTTTAATCAAGTATTTGTTTACTCTGCAGCTCTGAAATGTAAATGACGTGGTATGTCCTCTGTAGATAGTGGTGACGCATCTTCAAACTCTAATCCCATCTTCGAACATGGGCGAATGAGTCAATATGCGACGTCTCCTTTATGTAGAAATTCTCATATTCCCCATGTACCCAAGTTAAGAAAGAGTAAAGGAAAGGATATATGTCAAACATCTCATGAGAAGAGGAATTTGATTTCAGATTTTGACAATCTGGTTGATATTAACAATTCAAAGTCAAGTGCTCAGATGTTGGAATTGGTAATATGCACCATGATGATCTGGATGATGTAATCTTGAATCATAATTTGTGGCATGGATATATGGATCTTGGTCCTCCGTCAAAGTTGTGCAATAAATATGGTGATACTATGTTGAACGAAGAGCGTAATAATAAATCATGTCCGCGAAAGACCCCACGTTTTCTCTCTGCTGTGAGAATGGTAAGATACATTTGCCAAAAGAAAGACTGTCACCAGAATCACCTGCTTCTTTGTTACATGGTGGTGAGAAATCAAGGCATTTTAAACAGTACATAAGAGTGTACAACTAAATGTTCCAATTCACTTCCACCGGTGGTAAGATTGATAACTTATTACATAGAGGTAGCTCTCCATATTGTTTTCGCTTACAAGGTCAAAATATCATTTGGTTGGAAGAAAATAACACTCTAACTACCAAGAACATGGAATAATATGCTACACTGTCAGATATTACCAATGCGGCGTGTACGTTATATTATATCTTCATACTGAAATTACAAAGTTTGTATGttctattatttttaatatatgtttaagaTTACATTGTGGTATTGGTTGCAGCTGTGAAACGTATAATATGTGGTTGCAATATTGAGAAACTTTGTACACACCCCATGTGTACGTTATCTTTTAATAGATCTGTTTTCAATAAGTTCTTATGATTTCCTATTACACTATTGCCCATATTCAGTTTCTTCCAGTACTAAAAATGTATAGTAATAACCCTGTATGTTGATTTGTTTTGTTCAACAAAGTACAACATCATCTACTTCGGGGATTACAGGTGAAAAAAATAACAGTGTAGCAACGAAGAACAAAAAGCAAACTTCTATGCTTTCAGCTATGACCAATACCACGGGTGCGTTACCTATTAACTTCATTCTCAAATTTGAaagtttttatgttttttttgcTGCGAAAAAAATTATTATTCCATTGTGGTATTTTTGTTGCGGCTATGAAACATAGAGTATGTGGTCCTAATATTGAGAAGATGTATACAAATCCCACGCGTACGTTTATTTTTCAGTATCCTGTTTTGAAAAAGTTTTTAAAAATTGCCATTAAACAGTTGATTAATCCCACTTTCTTCCACTAcgaaaaatatatatacatttttataGTTTATGTTGTTTTGTTTTCTTCAACAAAGGAGATGTTTAATCAAGTATTTGTTTACTCTGCAGCTCTGAAACGTAAAGGACATGGTATGTCCTCTGTAGATAGCATTGACGCATCTTCAAACTCTAATCCCATCTTCGAACATGGGTGAATGAGTCAGCCTGCGACGTCTCCTTTATGTAGGAATTCTCATATTCCCCATGTACCCAAATTAAGAAAGAGTAAAGGAAAGGATATATGTCAAGCATCTCATGAGAAAAGGAATTTGATTTCAGATTTTGACAATGTGGTTGGTATTAACAATTCAGAGTCAAGTGATTCAGATGTTGGAATTGGTAATATGTACCATGATAATCTGGATGATATAATCTTGAATCATAATTTATTGCGTGGATATATGGATCTTGGCCCTCCGTCAAAGTTGTGCAATAAATGTGGTGATACTATGTGGAATGAAGAGCGTAATAATAAATCATGTCCGCGAAAGACCCCATGTTTTCTCTCTGCTGTCAGAATGGTCCGATATATTTGCCAAAAGAAAGACCGTCACCAGAACCACCTGCTTCTTTGTTACTTGGTGGTGAGAAATTAAGGCATTTTAAACAGTACATAAGAGTGTACAACTGCATGTTCCAATTCACTTCCACCGGTGGTAAGATTAATAACTTAATAAACAGAGGTAGCTCTCCATATTGTTTTCGCTTACAAGGTCAAAATATCATTTGGTTGGATGTTTAGCCGCTGGATGGATCTTGCCCCAATTTTTCCAGCTCTACATATACGACACGCAGAATGAGGTTGAGAATGGAATCAATGCAATGGGAGGTGCTTCTGACAATGTTGATCCAGATATTGTAGAGGAACTTTTAAGTATGTTAGACAAGAACGGTGAGTTAGTCAAAGCTTTTCGCATGGCTAGGAATCAGTTTGAAAATGAAGATCTGGAAAAGTTTAAGTTAGTCATCATATCATCTCAATCTTCTAGTGGGAGACCAAACCATATTGTTGCTTTCATTGTTAGTGATGATATGGATACCGGTGGTTTTAGAGGCACAGTTGTGAATTCCAAACAAGAAGGATTGAAGAGGATATATGAAACAGATCCACTTTTTATGCAGTTACAATATCCATTATTGTTTCATTGGGGAACTGAGGGTTATCATAATCGCATACCTCTGATAAGCAATAAATACTATGAAATAGAGAATTTAGATTATAAAGACCTTGATCCTGACTCGACATAGAGGCGACATGTTTCATTAAGAGAGTACTATTACTACAATATTATGATACACATTTCTGAAGGTATTTATTAGAAGTAAGCTATGTGATTAGAATATAAATTACGTAATGAATAAGCATAATTTTTACCTTCGTGTCATTAATTTCAGGTTTAACGCCACACCTTGCAGGAAGTTTGTGGCAACAGTACGTTGTGGATCAATTTGCTACCATTGAACAATATAGATTAGACTGGGTTTCAACGCATCAAACTACCATCCGTGCTTATTTGTATCATTCTGTACGTGATGCTCTCAGTAAAGGAGACCATTATCCAATGCATGTTGGAAAAGCTATATACTGCCTGCTTCATTCACTGGATCTCAGCGATACTTGTCTCAATACTTTAAGGACTCTTTGGCGATATGTCGTGAAATTGGtcatccatccttatttctcacCATGACGTGCAACTCAAAGTGGCTAAGATACAAGAAATGCTTAAATTGTTGCCCAATGTTGATCCTATCGATGCACCAGATATTTTTTCCCGCGTATTTAAGCTGAAGTTTGATCAGCTGTTAGATTTGATTAAAAAGAAGAATTATTTTAGAAAGTGTATGGGAggtaaattatttttattgtataccaaaaattttacattatttttttgCTTAAATATCTACACATACAACAAAATTGATCGACATATTTTTTTTATACTTATATTGCACATTTATGCATGTAATTGAATTCCAGAAGCATGGTTTGCCACACGTGTATATGCTAATCTCGCTGAACCCCGAAAGCAGACCTAATTCTATTGAAAAGGTTGATCAGTTGGTATCTGCTGAAATACCGGATAAGAATTCTGAT
Encoded here:
- the LOC141665605 gene encoding uncharacterized protein LOC141665605, whose amino-acid sequence is MHHDDLDDVILNHNLWHGYMDLGPPSKLCNKYGDTMLNEERNNKSCPRKTPRFLSAVRMEMFNQVFVYSAALKRKGHESSDSDVGIGNMYHDNLDDIILNHNLLRGYMDLGPPSKLCNKCGDTMWNEERNNKSCPRKTPCFLSALYIYDTQNEVENGINAMGGASDNVDPDIVEELLSMLDKNGELVKAFRMARNQFENEDLEKFKLVIISSQSSSGRPNHIVAFIVSDDMDTGGFRGTVVNSKQEGLKRIYETDPLFMQLQYPLLFHWGTEGLTPHLAGSLWQQYVVDQFATIEQYRLDWVSTHQTTIRAYLYHSVRDALSKGDHYPMHVGKAIYCLLHSLDLSDTCLNTLRTLWRYVVKLKHGLPHVYMLISLNPESRPNSIEKVDQLVSAEIPDKNSDPIAYEAVKNYMMHGPCDLMVIPILTIMDFLFIGGVTLCHINLEICNSSRSLKYLFKYCLKGHGTATVLLKKKSNKSGNEQTARSVKNLDEDKNFLEGRYVFASEASWRIFGFDIHHHSLSVDHLPIHFPDYKYLDFQSSMDLENVCNNMTSKNSKLEAWFVANSEFPQAQNFTYSDFPTHFTWIKKNAKWKLRQRGDVVGRLAEVHATTGELLYIRMLLLRCKCALSFTQLRTIDGTTYDRLKEAYGSLGLLNNDKQWYEALEKNAF